A window of Blastomonas sp. SL216 contains these coding sequences:
- a CDS encoding SPFH domain-containing protein has protein sequence MQQNSSFDGGPDSGAMVASTESHASTFNGYIFLLLMLGSMLLPVLGVVMAKGGNPLGFGLMIFGGLAFLLIISGFYMLNPNEAAAIQLFGSYKGTDRNTGLRWRWPWLSRKKISVRVHNVTSEKVKVNDLRGNPVEIATNVVWRVSDTAKALFDVENYQEFVDIQIESAVRVIGARYPYDDFNADEVTLRGDADEVSHELEKQLQERVGTAGVQIDECRLTHLAYAPEIAQSMLRRQQAEAVIAARSRLVEGAVTMVEHALAMLSEKNVVHLDDERKAAMVSNLMVVLCGERDTQPVVNAGSLY, from the coding sequence ATGCAGCAGAATTCCTCTTTTGACGGCGGACCGGACAGCGGCGCGATGGTGGCCAGCACCGAAAGCCATGCCAGCACCTTCAACGGCTATATCTTCCTGTTGCTGATGCTGGGATCGATGCTGCTGCCGGTGCTCGGCGTCGTGATGGCCAAGGGTGGCAACCCGCTGGGCTTCGGCCTGATGATCTTCGGCGGGCTGGCCTTTCTGCTGATCATCTCGGGTTTCTACATGCTCAACCCCAATGAGGCGGCGGCGATCCAGCTGTTCGGCAGCTACAAGGGCACCGATCGCAACACCGGTCTGCGCTGGCGCTGGCCGTGGCTGAGCCGCAAGAAGATCTCGGTGCGCGTGCACAATGTGACGTCGGAAAAGGTCAAGGTGAACGACCTTCGCGGCAACCCGGTGGAGATCGCGACCAATGTCGTGTGGCGCGTGTCCGACACCGCCAAGGCGCTGTTCGATGTCGAGAATTACCAGGAGTTCGTCGACATCCAGATCGAAAGCGCGGTCCGCGTCATCGGTGCGCGCTACCCCTATGACGATTTCAACGCCGACGAAGTGACGCTGCGCGGCGATGCCGACGAGGTCAGCCACGAGCTTGAAAAGCAGCTGCAGGAACGCGTCGGAACGGCCGGCGTGCAGATCGACGAATGCCGCCTGACGCACCTCGCTTATGCGCCGGAAATCGCCCAGTCGATGCTGCGCCGCCAGCAGGCCGAAGCGGTGATCGCGGCGCGTTCGCGGCTGGTCGAAGGCGCGGTAACCATGGTCGAACATGCGCTGGCGATGCTGAGCGAGAAGAACGTCGTGCACCTGGACGACGAACGCAAGGCGGCGATGGTCTCGAACCTCATGGTGGTGCTGTGCGGCGAACGCGACACCCAGCCGGTGGTCAATGCCGGGTCGCTCTATTGA
- a CDS encoding toxin-antitoxin system HicB family antitoxin, which translates to MAAPPKKPFALRLDPSLHAAIERAAAQELRSVNAEIEILLREALARRGIKLAPPEQRPRGRPPKE; encoded by the coding sequence ATGGCCGCCCCGCCCAAGAAACCCTTTGCCCTGCGCCTCGATCCGTCGCTTCACGCGGCGATCGAGCGCGCAGCCGCGCAGGAGCTGCGCAGCGTCAATGCAGAGATCGAGATCCTGCTGCGCGAGGCACTGGCGCGGCGCGGGATCAAGCTTGCGCCACCAGAGCAAAGGCCGAGGGGGCGGCCGCCCAAGGAATGA